One Neodiprion pinetum isolate iyNeoPine1 chromosome 1, iyNeoPine1.2, whole genome shotgun sequence genomic window carries:
- the LOC124214174 gene encoding uncharacterized protein isoform X3: MDGKLKVTCDAAMQTDEFKRAKKVSSPLKSGAARRRISQQTQTGGLKTEKHHKTSAETQTNERYIMTKSMQQESSSHILKDWKCRKSELPKDLNSTILKEDLNFADNFETQNLFSNSPLPLSHDVGLQDLWEVKNTSGTQTNEENFLEDLNENVTQTDLNIFYNHDEPTLMHSGSQTTNLNNIQYIEDNSIGNTLSFARIGSVGHTDSLLMEKMFDNKFSSIETQTELAFTRELFDQDTSFTYSSNTETQTTESFENMDELLYSNTCTQTSDEILLSDLGFSDIQTQTAWPQISDATVSTETQTKISKSVQNDSSIGRSWLHAQTNHMETQTELLNFFRDLN, from the coding sequence ATGGATGGAAAACTGAAGGTAACTTGCGACGCAGCTATGCAGACGGATGAGTTTAAGAGGGCAAAAAAAGTGTCTAGTCCGTTGAAAAGTGGGGCAGCAAGGCGTAGGATATCGCAACAGACTCAGACAGGTGGTTTGAAAACGGAGAAGCATCATAAAACATCTGCAGAAACGCAGACAAACGAGCGTTACATCATGACGAAATCCATGCAGCAAGAATCAAGTTCACACATATTGAAAGACTGGAAATGTCGGAAGAGCGAACTGCCCAAGGATTTAAACTCCACGATACTGAAGGAggatttgaactttgccgataattttgaaactcAAAATCTGTTTTCAAACAGTCCATTGCCTTTGAGTCACGACGTCGGTTTGCAGGATCTTTGGGAGGTGAAGAACACATCGGGTACTCAGACgaacgaagaaaatttccTCGAGGATCTGAACGAAAATGTAACCCAAACCGatctaaatatattttataaccaCGATGAGCCTACGCTAATGCATTCTGGTTCCCAGACTACGAATCTCAACAACATTCAATACATTGAAGATAATTCGATCGGTAATACTCTCTCCTTCGCGCGGATAGGTAGCGTCGGACACACGGATTCGTTACTGATGGAAAAGAtgtttgataataaatttagCAGTATTGAAACGCAGACTGAGCTCGCGTTTACACGGGAGCTCTTTGACCAGGATACCTCCTTCACCTACAGTTCCAATACGGAGACCCAGACCACCGAGAGCTTTGAGAATATGGATGAACTCTTGTACAGCAACACGTGCACCCAAACTTCGGACGAAATTCTACTTTCAGATTTGGGCTTTTCCGACATTCAAACTCAGACTGCGTGGCCACAAATCAGCGATGCTACGGTGTCTACGGAAACGCAAACCAAAATATCAAAATCTGTACAGAACGACTCCAGCATTGGGAGGTCTTGGTTACACGCGCAGACTAACCACATGGAGACTCAGACCGAacttctgaatttttttcgggATCTAAATTGA